One region of Actinomycetota bacterium genomic DNA includes:
- a CDS encoding HAMP domain-containing protein — MPAQTKTAAKARRGADSDTEADTAQLLAALRAFRRGDFSVRLPRAAGMAGEIADAFNEVVELNDRMTKEFERLGDTVGRQGKISHRAKLPAAQGSWAASVDAVNALITDMIHPTAEMARVIGAVAKGDLSQTMDTENEEKPLRGEFLRIGKVVNTMVGQLGSFAAEVTRVAREVGTEGKLGGQAQVKGVAGTWKDLTDNVNFMAANLTSQVRNIAEVTTAVANGDLSRKITVDVKGEVLELKNTINTMVDQLNAFSSEVTRVAREVGTEGKLGGQAQVKGVAGTWKELTDNVNLMAGNLTGQVRNIAEVTTAVARGDLSKKITVDVRGEILELKNTINTMVDQLNAFSSEVTRVAREVGTEGKLGGQARVEGVTGAWKDLTDNVNFMAGNLTGQVRNIAQVTTAVAKGDLSQKITVEAQGEVAELKNTANTMVDQLRAFADEVTRVAREVGTEGKLGGQALVPGVSGTWKDLTDNVNQLAGNLTGQVRNIAQVTTAVARGDLSQKITVEVRGEILELKNTINTMVDQLRAFADEVTRVAREVGIEGRLGGQAEVPGVSGTWKALTDNVNQLASNLTTQVRNIAQVTTAVARGDLSQKITVEARGEVAELKDTINIMVDQLSAFADEVTRMAREVGIEGKLGGQATVPGVSGTWKDLTDNVNQLAGNLTSQVRNIAQVTTAVAKGDLTRKITVEVQGELLELKNTINTMVDQLSGFADEVTRVAREVGTEGKLGGQAQVKGVSGTWRALTDSVNWMADNLTDQVRNIAQVTTAVAQGDLSQKITVDARGEILQLKNTINKMVDQLSAFAREVTRVAREVGIEGRLGGQAEVEGVSGTWKNLTLNVNQLAGNLTSQVRAIADVATAVTQGDLTRTITVTAAGEVGELKDNINQMIANLRETTIANQQQDWLKSNLARIGAALQGQRDLAAVSRLIMSELTPLVDAQLGAFFLAEVTDGDETGFRPLAAYGLKSKRGTRYLLGEGLVGQAALEKKTIVLSDVPTGYLTVASALGSASASNVIILPVLFEDRVLAVIELASFRPFSPVHQAFLGQIVESVGVVLNTIIANAQTEMLLEQSQTLTAELQSRSAELQARQQELQNTNAELEEKAVQLERQNRAIEVKNAEIELARRELEDRAEQLSLSSKYKTEFLANMSHELRTPLNSLLILAKLLAENPDANLTPRQVEFASSIRDAGYDLLTLISDILDLSKIEAGKMDIAIRPVRLSALCRDLEQTFRPIAAQQDLSFTVEVAEELPETMLTDEHRVQQVLKNLLSNAFKFTEKGAVSLRVSLQQGGAVCAFAVSDTGIGIESGKLAMIFEAFQQAEGTTNRRYGGTGLGLSISREIATLLGGQITVESVPGAGSTFTLFLPMGPAGSHIEIAEDLDDVFMEPIESYLAPVDAEAPVVAGKRVLIVDDDIRNLYALTSALEDRGIEVLCATSGLDGVDLLRRNASTDLVLMDVMMPDMDGHQTTRAIREIEEFSELPIIALTAKAMPGDREACLAAGANDYITKPVDLDKLLSLMRVWLYR; from the coding sequence ATGCCTGCCCAGACCAAGACCGCCGCCAAGGCTCGCCGCGGCGCCGATTCGGACACCGAGGCCGATACGGCCCAGCTCCTCGCGGCCCTGCGCGCCTTCCGGCGGGGCGACTTCTCGGTCCGCCTGCCGCGGGCCGCCGGCATGGCCGGCGAGATCGCCGACGCTTTCAACGAGGTCGTCGAGCTCAACGATCGAATGACCAAGGAGTTCGAGCGCCTGGGCGATACGGTCGGCCGCCAGGGCAAGATCAGCCATCGCGCCAAGCTCCCCGCCGCGCAAGGCTCCTGGGCCGCCAGCGTGGACGCGGTGAACGCGCTGATCACCGACATGATCCACCCCACCGCCGAGATGGCGCGGGTGATCGGCGCGGTGGCCAAGGGCGACCTCTCCCAGACGATGGACACCGAGAACGAGGAAAAGCCCCTGCGCGGCGAGTTCCTGCGCATCGGCAAGGTGGTGAACACCATGGTGGGCCAGCTCGGCTCGTTCGCCGCCGAGGTGACGCGCGTGGCGCGCGAGGTCGGCACGGAAGGCAAGCTGGGCGGCCAGGCGCAGGTGAAGGGTGTCGCCGGCACGTGGAAGGACCTCACCGACAACGTGAACTTCATGGCCGCCAACCTGACGAGCCAGGTGCGCAACATCGCCGAGGTGACCACCGCGGTGGCCAACGGCGACCTCTCGCGCAAGATCACCGTGGACGTGAAGGGCGAGGTGCTGGAGCTGAAGAACACCATCAACACCATGGTGGACCAGCTCAACGCCTTCTCCTCGGAAGTGACCCGGGTGGCCCGCGAGGTGGGCACCGAGGGCAAGCTCGGCGGTCAGGCGCAGGTGAAGGGCGTGGCCGGCACCTGGAAGGAGCTGACCGACAATGTGAACCTGATGGCCGGCAACCTGACCGGCCAGGTGCGCAACATCGCCGAGGTGACCACCGCGGTGGCTCGCGGCGACCTCTCCAAGAAGATCACCGTGGACGTGCGCGGCGAGATCCTGGAGCTGAAGAACACCATCAACACCATGGTGGACCAGCTCAACGCCTTCTCATCGGAAGTGACCCGCGTGGCGCGCGAGGTGGGCACCGAGGGCAAGCTGGGCGGTCAGGCCCGGGTGGAGGGCGTCACCGGCGCCTGGAAGGACCTCACCGACAACGTGAACTTCATGGCCGGCAACCTGACCGGTCAGGTGCGAAACATCGCGCAGGTGACCACCGCCGTGGCCAAGGGCGACCTCTCCCAGAAGATCACCGTGGAAGCCCAGGGCGAGGTGGCCGAGCTGAAGAACACCGCCAACACCATGGTGGACCAGCTCCGTGCCTTCGCCGACGAGGTGACTCGTGTCGCACGCGAAGTGGGTACCGAGGGCAAGCTGGGCGGCCAGGCCCTCGTGCCCGGGGTCTCCGGCACCTGGAAGGACCTGACCGACAACGTCAACCAGCTGGCCGGCAACCTGACCGGCCAGGTGCGCAACATCGCCCAGGTGACCACGGCCGTCGCCCGGGGCGACCTCTCCCAGAAGATCACCGTCGAGGTGCGCGGGGAGATCCTGGAGCTGAAGAACACCATCAACACGATGGTGGACCAGCTGCGGGCCTTCGCCGACGAGGTCACCCGGGTCGCCCGCGAGGTGGGCATCGAAGGCCGCCTCGGCGGTCAGGCGGAGGTGCCCGGGGTCTCCGGCACCTGGAAAGCGTTGACCGACAACGTGAACCAGCTGGCCAGCAATCTCACCACGCAGGTGCGCAACATCGCCCAGGTGACCACCGCCGTCGCCCGGGGCGACCTTTCCCAGAAGATCACCGTCGAGGCCCGGGGCGAGGTGGCCGAGCTCAAGGACACCATCAACATCATGGTGGACCAGCTGTCGGCCTTCGCCGACGAGGTCACCCGCATGGCCCGCGAGGTGGGCATCGAAGGCAAGCTGGGGGGCCAGGCCACCGTGCCGGGCGTTTCGGGCACCTGGAAGGACCTCACCGACAACGTGAACCAGTTGGCCGGCAACCTCACCTCCCAGGTGCGCAACATCGCCCAGGTGACCACCGCCGTGGCCAAGGGCGACCTCACCCGCAAGATCACCGTCGAGGTGCAGGGCGAGCTGCTCGAGCTGAAGAACACCATCAACACCATGGTGGACCAGCTGTCCGGCTTCGCCGACGAGGTCACCCGCGTGGCCCGCGAGGTGGGCACCGAGGGCAAGCTCGGCGGCCAGGCGCAGGTCAAGGGCGTGTCCGGGACCTGGCGGGCGCTGACCGACTCGGTGAACTGGATGGCGGACAACCTGACCGACCAGGTGCGCAACATCGCCCAGGTGACCACCGCGGTGGCCCAGGGCGACCTCTCCCAGAAGATCACCGTCGACGCCCGGGGCGAGATCCTGCAGCTGAAGAACACGATCAACAAGATGGTGGACCAGCTCTCGGCCTTCGCTCGGGAGGTCACCCGGGTGGCCCGGGAGGTGGGCATCGAGGGCCGCCTTGGCGGGCAGGCCGAGGTGGAGGGCGTGTCGGGCACCTGGAAGAACCTCACCCTGAACGTGAACCAGCTGGCCGGCAACCTCACGTCGCAGGTGCGGGCCATCGCCGATGTGGCCACCGCCGTCACCCAGGGCGACCTCACCCGGACCATCACCGTCACCGCCGCCGGCGAGGTGGGCGAGCTCAAGGACAACATCAACCAGATGATCGCCAACCTGCGGGAGACGACCATCGCCAACCAGCAGCAGGACTGGCTGAAGTCCAACCTGGCCCGCATCGGCGCCGCCCTGCAGGGCCAGCGGGACCTGGCGGCGGTCTCCCGGCTCATCATGTCCGAGCTGACCCCGCTGGTGGACGCCCAGCTGGGCGCCTTCTTCCTCGCCGAGGTCACCGACGGCGACGAGACCGGTTTCCGGCCGCTGGCCGCCTACGGCCTCAAGTCCAAGCGGGGCACCCGCTACCTCCTGGGTGAAGGCCTGGTGGGGCAGGCGGCGCTGGAGAAGAAGACCATCGTCCTGTCCGACGTGCCCACCGGCTACCTGACCGTCGCCTCCGCCCTCGGCTCGGCGTCGGCCAGCAACGTCATCATCCTGCCGGTGCTGTTCGAGGACCGGGTGCTGGCGGTGATCGAGCTGGCCTCGTTCCGGCCCTTCTCCCCGGTGCACCAGGCGTTCCTGGGCCAGATCGTCGAGTCGGTGGGCGTGGTGCTGAACACCATCATCGCCAACGCCCAGACCGAGATGCTCCTGGAGCAGTCCCAGACCCTGACCGCCGAGCTGCAGAGCCGCTCCGCCGAGCTGCAGGCCCGCCAGCAGGAACTGCAGAACACCAACGCCGAGCTGGAGGAGAAGGCGGTGCAGCTCGAGCGCCAGAACCGGGCGATCGAGGTCAAGAACGCCGAGATCGAGCTGGCCCGCCGGGAGCTGGAGGACCGGGCCGAGCAGCTCTCCCTGTCGTCGAAGTACAAGACCGAGTTCCTGGCCAACATGAGCCACGAGTTGCGCACGCCGCTGAACAGCCTGCTGATCCTGGCGAAGCTCTTGGCCGAGAACCCGGACGCCAACCTCACCCCCCGCCAGGTGGAGTTCGCCTCCAGCATCCGTGACGCCGGCTACGACCTGCTCACCCTCATCAGCGACATCCTCGACCTCTCCAAGATCGAGGCCGGCAAGATGGACATCGCCATCCGCCCGGTGCGCCTGAGCGCCCTGTGCCGGGACCTGGAGCAGACCTTCCGGCCCATCGCCGCCCAGCAGGACCTGAGCTTCACCGTGGAGGTCGCCGAGGAGCTGCCCGAGACGATGCTCACCGACGAGCACCGGGTGCAGCAGGTGCTGAAGAACCTGCTGTCCAACGCCTTCAAGTTCACCGAGAAGGGGGCGGTGTCGCTCCGGGTCTCGCTCCAGCAGGGCGGCGCGGTGTGCGCCTTCGCCGTCAGTGACACCGGGATTGGCATCGAGTCGGGCAAGCTGGCCATGATCTTCGAGGCCTTCCAGCAGGCCGAGGGCACCACGAACCGGCGCTACGGCGGGACCGGCCTCGGCCTGTCGATCAGCCGGGAGATCGCCACGCTGCTGGGCGGCCAGATCACGGTCGAGAGCGTGCCGGGGGCAGGCAGCACCTTCACGCTGTTCCTGCCGATGGGGCCGGCGGGCTCCCACATCGAGATCGCCGAGGACCTCGACGACGTCTTCATGGAGCCGATCGAGTCCTACCTGGCCCCGGTGGACGCCGAGGCCCCGGTGGTGGCGGGCAAGCGGGTGCTCATCGTCGACGACGACATCCGCAACCTCTACGCCCTCACCAGCGCCTTGGAAGACCGAGGCATCGAGGTGCTGTGCGCCACCAGCGGGCTCGACGGCGTGGACCTGTTGCGGCGCAACGCTTCCACCGACCTCGTGCTGATGGACGTGATGATGCCGGACATGGACGGCCACCAGACCACCCGGGCCATCCGGGAAATCGAGGAGTTCTCGGAGCTGCCGATCATCGCCCTGACCGCCAAGGCAATGCCGGGCGACCGGGAGGCGTGCCTGGCGGCCGGGGCCAACGACTACATCACCAAGCCGGTGGACCTGGACAAGCTGCTGAGCCTCATGCGGGTGTGGCTCTACCGGTGA
- a CDS encoding SpoIIE family protein phosphatase: MALPVTAPEGRARILLVDDRPDNLLALEAVLEPLGLGLTTATSGEEALRLLLGEEFSLIILDVQMPGLDGFATARLIKLREKTRHIPIIFLTAISGAEEHHLEGFASGAIDYVYKPFEPSILRAKVAAVLEFMEVRRRLEQEVAERRASESRLAERERQLGESEERYRSLVEYAAEAIVVLDLDTGRFVDANPEAERLLAVSRASLVAGGAAGGRARGAPVAPDAWLERARRGGTEAFEWTLDGPDGEPVLCEVRFHPLPSAGRHLARGTVIDITQLRRAQEAQAAIREHERALRQTRQVAETLQRSLLPDRLPEIPGIGLAARYMPGSAGLEVGGDWYDVLRMSSGAIGLAVGDVVGRGLRAAATMGQLRTALRAYAMDDSSPARVVERLSALAPSLPEAEMATLVYAIYRPEAGMVTYMCAGHPAPLLVAPDGTARFLEEGRITPLGLPTPAVAEGVAPVEPGSLLVFYTDGLIERREVSLEERLEMLARAAGGVAGAGAEMACETILAAMTADAPARDDLALLVVSCAVGLSRTFRLSVAASPAELATVRQSLGRWLAHAGASNDERRDVVLAVSEAVTNAIVHAYAPHEGLVDIEASLDDAQAVTVLVRDRGTWRFRQSPGGGRGLLLMQALVDQCDLEPGLEGTEVRLLRRLGQPLRSSAPAEWPEALPEPPASVGGDEPVVVVHLAEDLDAASAEQTAGALARAVGKEHGGLVVDLSGVGFVDSSGVRVLVELWRAMRRRRQELRLVVPPGSPGRRVVELTRLASVIPLATSVPLAVAEIEGLLAGRGAGA; this comes from the coding sequence GTGGCTCTACCGGTGACCGCCCCCGAGGGCCGGGCCCGGATCCTGCTGGTCGACGACCGGCCCGACAACCTGCTGGCCCTCGAGGCCGTCCTCGAGCCCCTCGGGCTCGGGCTGACGACGGCGACCTCCGGGGAGGAGGCGCTCCGCCTGCTGCTGGGGGAGGAGTTCTCCCTCATCATCCTCGACGTGCAGATGCCCGGCCTGGACGGGTTCGCCACCGCCCGGCTGATCAAGCTCCGGGAGAAGACCCGCCACATCCCGATCATCTTCCTCACCGCCATCAGCGGCGCCGAGGAGCACCACCTGGAGGGCTTTGCCAGCGGGGCGATCGACTACGTCTACAAACCGTTCGAGCCCTCGATCCTGCGGGCGAAGGTGGCCGCGGTGCTGGAGTTCATGGAGGTCCGCCGGCGCCTGGAGCAGGAGGTGGCCGAGCGCCGGGCCTCGGAGAGCCGCCTGGCCGAGCGGGAGCGCCAGCTGGGCGAGAGCGAGGAGCGGTACCGGTCGCTGGTGGAATATGCCGCCGAGGCGATCGTGGTGCTGGACCTGGATACCGGGCGCTTCGTGGACGCCAATCCCGAGGCCGAGCGCCTGCTGGCGGTGTCCCGGGCGTCGCTCGTCGCGGGCGGCGCCGCCGGCGGCCGCGCCCGGGGGGCGCCGGTCGCTCCGGACGCCTGGCTGGAGCGGGCGCGCCGGGGCGGCACCGAGGCATTCGAGTGGACCCTCGACGGTCCTGACGGCGAGCCCGTGCTGTGCGAGGTGCGCTTCCACCCGCTGCCCTCCGCCGGCCGCCACCTGGCGCGGGGGACCGTGATCGACATCACCCAGCTGCGCCGGGCGCAGGAGGCGCAGGCCGCCATCCGGGAGCACGAGCGGGCCCTGCGCCAGACCCGCCAGGTGGCCGAGACGCTGCAGCGCAGCCTGCTGCCCGACCGGCTGCCCGAGATCCCCGGCATCGGCCTCGCCGCCCGCTACATGCCGGGCAGCGCCGGCCTGGAGGTAGGCGGCGACTGGTACGACGTGCTGCGCATGTCCTCGGGAGCCATCGGCCTGGCGGTGGGCGACGTGGTGGGGCGCGGCCTGCGGGCTGCCGCCACCATGGGCCAGCTGCGCACCGCCCTGCGGGCCTACGCCATGGACGACTCGTCGCCCGCCCGGGTGGTGGAGCGGCTGTCGGCGCTGGCTCCCAGCTTGCCCGAGGCCGAGATGGCCACGCTGGTGTATGCCATCTACCGGCCCGAGGCCGGCATGGTCACCTACATGTGCGCCGGCCACCCCGCGCCCCTGCTGGTGGCGCCCGACGGCACCGCCCGCTTCCTGGAGGAGGGCCGCATCACGCCGCTCGGCCTGCCCACCCCGGCGGTCGCCGAGGGGGTGGCACCGGTGGAGCCCGGCTCGCTGCTGGTCTTCTACACCGACGGCCTGATCGAGCGCCGGGAGGTCAGCCTCGAGGAGCGCTTGGAAATGCTGGCCCGGGCGGCGGGTGGCGTGGCCGGGGCGGGGGCCGAGATGGCGTGCGAGACGATCCTGGCGGCCATGACCGCCGACGCCCCGGCCCGCGACGACCTCGCCCTGCTGGTGGTCTCCTGCGCCGTCGGGCTCTCCCGCACGTTCCGCCTGAGCGTGGCGGCGTCCCCGGCTGAGCTCGCCACGGTGCGCCAGTCGCTGGGGCGGTGGCTGGCCCACGCCGGAGCAAGCAACGACGAGCGCCGGGACGTGGTGCTGGCAGTCTCCGAGGCCGTGACCAACGCCATCGTCCACGCCTACGCCCCGCACGAGGGACTGGTGGACATCGAGGCCAGCCTGGACGATGCCCAGGCGGTCACCGTGCTGGTGCGCGACCGGGGCACCTGGCGCTTCCGGCAGTCGCCGGGCGGCGGCCGCGGCCTGCTGCTCATGCAGGCGCTGGTGGACCAGTGCGACCTGGAACCCGGCCTGGAGGGCACCGAGGTGCGCCTGCTGCGCCGCCTGGGCCAGCCCCTGCGCTCCTCGGCCCCCGCCGAGTGGCCCGAGGCGCTGCCCGAGCCGCCGGCGTCGGTCGGCGGGGACGAGCCGGTGGTGGTGGTGCACCTGGCCGAGGACCTGGACGCCGCCAGTGCAGAGCAGACCGCCGGCGCCCTGGCCCGGGCGGTGGGCAAGGAGCACGGGGGCCTGGTGGTGGACCTGTCCGGGGTCGGGTTCGTGGACAGCAGCGGCGTGCGGGTACTGGTGGAGCTGTGGCGGGCCATGCGCCGCCGGCGCCAGGAGCTCCGCCTGGTGGTGCCCCCGGGTTCGCCCGGGCGCCGGGTGGTCGAGCTGACCCGGCTGGCGTCGGTCATCCCGCTGGCGACCTCCGTCCCCCTGGCGGTGGCGGAGATCGAGGGCCTGCTGGCGGGCCGGGGGGCGGGGGCCTAG
- a CDS encoding PhnD/SsuA/transferrin family substrate-binding protein, producing the protein MTTVREGILTLGAVAYDAKVVPIWESMRDYFREAGVPTDYVLFSNYEAQVDALFGRRIDVAWNTNVAYLRSEVRAGGACQVLGMRNTDIGFTTRLVGRGGKITDLSELKGKRLALGSADSAQAAILPLYWVEQAGLTPGTDVELLRFNLDVGKHGDTGTSELEVLRAVHEGIADVGAVGDPTWVRELEAGHVNSGLVSSLWTSPPYCHCNFTALPDFDAELGARWTDALLRMNYNDPKWRRLMDLEGLTAWVPGRKVGYEDLAAALERAEKS; encoded by the coding sequence ATGACCACCGTACGTGAGGGCATCCTGACCCTGGGCGCGGTTGCCTATGACGCCAAGGTCGTGCCGATCTGGGAGTCAATGCGGGACTACTTCCGGGAGGCGGGCGTGCCGACCGACTACGTCCTGTTCTCCAACTACGAAGCCCAGGTGGACGCCCTCTTCGGGCGCCGGATCGACGTGGCCTGGAACACCAACGTCGCCTACCTCCGCTCCGAGGTGCGCGCCGGCGGGGCGTGCCAGGTGCTGGGCATGCGCAACACCGACATCGGCTTCACCACCCGGCTGGTCGGCCGGGGCGGCAAGATCACCGACCTGTCGGAGCTCAAGGGCAAGCGCTTGGCCCTGGGGAGCGCCGATTCGGCCCAGGCCGCCATCCTGCCGCTCTACTGGGTGGAGCAGGCTGGGCTCACGCCGGGCACCGACGTGGAGCTGCTGCGCTTCAACCTCGACGTCGGCAAGCACGGCGACACCGGGACCAGCGAGCTGGAGGTGCTCCGGGCGGTCCATGAAGGGATCGCCGACGTCGGGGCCGTGGGCGACCCCACCTGGGTGCGGGAGCTGGAGGCGGGGCACGTGAACAGCGGGTTGGTCAGCTCGCTGTGGACGTCGCCGCCCTACTGCCACTGCAACTTCACCGCCCTGCCCGACTTCGACGCCGAGCTGGGCGCCCGGTGGACCGACGCCCTGCTTCGCATGAATTACAACGACCCCAAGTGGCGCCGCCTCATGGACCTCGAGGGGCTCACCGCCTGGGTGCCCGGGCGCAAGGTCGGCTACGAGGACCTGGCGGCGGCGCTGGAGCGGGCCGAGAAGTCCTAG
- a CDS encoding acyl-CoA dehydrogenase family protein, protein MPMTAEDRDALVERAWSIAEGIHATASELDAQRAFPAPHLEALADAGLLGLMISPDLGGKGGDLLGLALICEAIGWGAGSTGLCYLMHLCGTAVIAAKATDAQADRWLKPAAAGDILATLAFSERTTGAHFYMPEISAQAAKGAFRLVGKKSFVTSGGHADLYPVLVNASEEAGLDILVLEADDPGVSFQGSWEGIGMTGNSSVQLVLDEVKVGPDRLIGGEGAGQELVFNVVAPTFLIGIAGINVGIAQAALDDTIEHVKTRKNAGGTLAELPTMQTEIAEMTLITEQARALLASAAKAADAGDEAALPLVMQSKIAATEAVIAVTGRAMEACGGIAYSRALPIERYWRDGRAGSVMAPTNEVLKQWVGKLATGLPLF, encoded by the coding sequence ATGCCGATGACTGCCGAGGACCGGGACGCCCTTGTCGAGCGCGCCTGGAGCATCGCCGAGGGCATCCACGCCACCGCCTCCGAGCTCGACGCCCAGCGGGCCTTCCCCGCACCCCACCTGGAGGCCCTCGCCGACGCCGGCCTGCTGGGGCTCATGATCTCCCCCGACCTGGGGGGCAAGGGCGGCGACCTGCTCGGCCTGGCCCTCATCTGCGAGGCGATCGGCTGGGGCGCCGGGTCCACCGGGCTGTGCTACCTCATGCACCTGTGCGGCACGGCGGTCATCGCCGCCAAAGCCACCGACGCCCAGGCCGACCGCTGGCTGAAGCCGGCGGCGGCGGGCGACATCCTCGCCACCCTGGCCTTCAGCGAGCGCACCACCGGGGCGCACTTCTACATGCCCGAGATCTCGGCCCAGGCGGCCAAGGGGGCCTTCCGGCTGGTGGGCAAGAAGAGCTTCGTCACCAGCGGCGGCCACGCCGACCTGTACCCGGTGCTGGTCAACGCCTCCGAGGAGGCCGGGCTCGACATCCTCGTCCTCGAGGCCGACGACCCGGGCGTCTCGTTCCAGGGCAGCTGGGAGGGCATCGGGATGACCGGCAACTCCTCGGTCCAGCTGGTCCTCGACGAGGTCAAGGTGGGGCCGGACCGGCTGATCGGCGGGGAAGGGGCCGGCCAGGAGCTGGTATTCAACGTCGTGGCGCCCACGTTCCTTATCGGCATCGCCGGGATCAACGTGGGCATCGCCCAAGCCGCCCTGGACGACACCATCGAACACGTGAAGACCCGCAAGAACGCCGGGGGCACGCTGGCCGAACTCCCCACCATGCAGACCGAGATCGCAGAGATGACCCTCATCACCGAGCAGGCCCGGGCACTGCTGGCCTCAGCCGCCAAGGCCGCCGACGCCGGCGACGAGGCTGCCCTCCCGCTGGTGATGCAGTCCAAGATCGCCGCCACCGAGGCCGTCATCGCGGTCACCGGCCGGGCGATGGAGGCGTGCGGGGGCATCGCCTACTCCCGGGCGCTGCCCATCGAGCGCTACTGGCGCGACGGCCGGGCGGGCTCGGTCATGGCGCCGACCAACGAGGTCCTCAAGCAGTGGGTCGGGAAACTGGCCACCGGACTACCTCTTTTCTAA
- a CDS encoding DUF455 domain-containing protein, with product MDEEQEPNASKDFSLVGITPAAVLDAAGIDPGPVLLMLRNAVSRLDEGDVLEVGAAEDQDLDDDLSSWCRLNGCDVLARLDAGAGRKWLLRKGPAAPAWEKPDWGVTLPRRDGRRIDLRDWFAGRAGEVPDEAPTYYGFVPRGAVAEPGMPSYPFTLNTKAEVWADNIAALYEQAKAQQWNASEDIAWDQLPALPDDLERAVCQVMTFLAENEYLALYIPAKFLPRINARYVEPVLFLATIINDEARHIEVFTKRALANGGGLQYAAAMTEWSLQSLLLQEDYFKSSFLLHVLGEGTFLDLLGYIENHAPDPVTADVVRKARMDEGRHVAYGIAHVRQHLRHDPTRADELVASAEERSAILQATTGINPPVLEALTVLGGGGSSAAQRRAGTEAVRALHRSMDEYRIRRMLQVGLDRATAEKISQLHTPNFM from the coding sequence ATGGACGAAGAGCAAGAACCCAACGCCAGCAAGGACTTCAGCCTGGTGGGGATCACCCCGGCGGCGGTGCTGGACGCCGCCGGGATCGACCCCGGGCCGGTGCTGCTCATGCTGCGCAACGCCGTGTCCCGCCTGGACGAGGGCGACGTCCTCGAGGTGGGCGCCGCCGAGGACCAGGACCTCGACGACGACCTGTCCAGCTGGTGCCGGCTGAACGGCTGCGACGTCCTGGCCCGCCTCGATGCCGGCGCCGGGCGCAAATGGCTGCTCCGCAAGGGCCCGGCGGCACCGGCCTGGGAGAAGCCGGACTGGGGCGTCACCCTCCCCCGCCGGGACGGCAGGCGCATCGACCTGCGGGACTGGTTCGCCGGCCGGGCGGGCGAGGTGCCCGACGAGGCCCCCACCTACTACGGCTTCGTCCCCCGGGGAGCGGTCGCCGAGCCCGGCATGCCGTCCTACCCTTTCACCCTCAACACCAAGGCCGAGGTGTGGGCCGACAACATCGCCGCCCTGTACGAGCAGGCGAAGGCCCAGCAGTGGAATGCCAGCGAGGACATCGCCTGGGACCAGCTGCCCGCCCTGCCCGACGACCTCGAGCGGGCGGTGTGCCAGGTCATGACGTTCCTGGCGGAGAACGAGTACCTCGCGCTCTACATCCCGGCGAAGTTCCTGCCCCGCATCAACGCCCGCTACGTCGAGCCGGTGCTGTTCCTGGCCACGATCATCAACGACGAGGCCCGCCACATCGAGGTCTTCACCAAGCGGGCGCTGGCCAACGGGGGCGGGCTGCAGTACGCCGCGGCGATGACCGAGTGGTCGCTGCAGAGCCTGCTGCTGCAGGAGGACTACTTCAAGTCCAGCTTCCTGCTGCACGTCCTGGGCGAGGGGACCTTCCTCGACCTCCTGGGCTACATCGAGAACCACGCCCCCGACCCGGTCACCGCCGATGTCGTCCGCAAGGCCCGCATGGACGAGGGCCGCCACGTGGCCTACGGCATCGCCCACGTGCGCCAGCACCTGCGCCACGACCCCACCCGGGCCGATGAGCTGGTGGCCTCGGCCGAGGAGCGCTCCGCCATCCTGCAGGCCACCACCGGCATCAACCCGCCGGTCCTGGAGGCCCTCACGGTGCTGGGGGGCGGCGGGTCGTCGGCGGCGCAGCGCCGGGCCGGCACCGAGGCGGTCCGGGCCCTGCACCGCTCGATGGACGAGTACCGCATCCGCCGGATGCTGCAGGTGGGCCTGGACCGGGCCACGGCCGAGAAAATCTCCCAACTCCATACGCCGAACTTCATGTAG